The following proteins come from a genomic window of Bradyrhizobium paxllaeri:
- a CDS encoding HAD family hydrolase — MNLPPAPHSVDALLFDLGRVVLNISFDQVMACWAGHAGCAPADLAGRFVVNDSFKHHETGRIDDAAFFANLRQSLGIGITDAQFLEGWNAIFTGEMPGIAPLLAGAAKRLPLYAFSNTNPAHVAHFSQAYAGVLGHFREIFLSSSIGLRKPDAEAYDHVIKAIGVPASRILFFDDSAANIEGARARGLSAIHVTSTDDVARALTALGI; from the coding sequence ATGAATTTGCCGCCCGCGCCCCACTCCGTCGATGCCTTGCTGTTCGACCTCGGCCGTGTCGTGCTCAATATCAGTTTCGACCAGGTGATGGCCTGCTGGGCGGGGCATGCGGGCTGCGCGCCTGCCGACCTCGCCGGCCGCTTTGTCGTCAACGACAGTTTCAAGCATCACGAGACCGGCCGGATCGACGACGCCGCGTTCTTTGCAAACCTGCGCCAGTCGCTCGGCATCGGCATCACCGACGCGCAGTTCCTGGAGGGTTGGAACGCGATCTTCACCGGCGAGATGCCCGGCATTGCACCGCTGTTGGCCGGCGCGGCCAAGCGCCTGCCGCTCTACGCCTTTTCCAACACCAATCCGGCCCATGTCGCGCATTTTTCGCAGGCCTATGCCGGTGTGCTCGGCCATTTCCGCGAGATCTTCCTGTCCTCCAGCATCGGTTTGCGCAAACCCGACGCGGAGGCCTATGATCACGTGATAAAGGCGATCGGCGTGCCGGCGTCGCGGATTCTGTTCTTCGACGATTCAGCCGCCAACATCGAAGGTGCGCGGGCGCGCGGCCTTTCTGCCATCCACGTGAC